The DNA window TCGGAGCAGGCGGACATGGTGAGGGCAGCCGCGATCGCCACACCAGCGATGGTCATCTTCCGAAGCTTCAAGTGCTTGTCCTTTTCATTCTCGGTCGAACATCGTTCATGCCGCAGCCGGGACACCGTCGCTGTCCCAGCTATGACTCCAGTTCACAGCAAGAGTACCGGCGAAGAGGGTCGCCTCACCTCAAGCTGTCGGCCGGGTCCGCGACCGTCAGGTCGCAGTCCGTCTCGTCGAATGTACGCGACGGACCCGGTCCCGTGCTGCGCGTCTCGAACCGCACCGTCACCACCCCGTGCCCGGCGCCCTGCACCCAGCCGTGCCCGTACTCGGGGTGCGCGACGTCGAGTCCGGGCCGCCACCCGGGCGTGGGTCCGGACAGTACGTCGAACCCCGAATCCTGCTCGGTGTCATCACTTCCCACGTCCGGAACTGCCTGATCGAGTTCCGGGAACAGTGAGCCCTGACTGACCGCGGACAGGCCGCCGAAGCCGACACCGACCAGCCGGACCGGCCCGATCTCGAGCGGGTCGAGCACCTGACGCTGCGCGGTGGCAGTGAGGACCCGGGCGTCGGTCGTCGCGTACGGCAGCGTGAGCGAGCGGGTGAGGATGCTCATGTCGGACTTGCGCAGCTTGAGCACCACGGTGCGCGCCGCGCGGCCGTCCCGCTCGAGGCGCCGGAACGCCGCCGCCGCGCTGGCGTCGACCGCGCGGCGCAGATCGGCCATGGTGACGATGTCCTGCGCGTACGTCGTCTCCGCGCTCACCTGTTTCGCGTCGGCACGCTCGGCCACGGGCCGGTCGTCGATGCCGCGCGCCAGGCGCTGCAGGCTCGGCCCCACGGTCGCGCCGAGGACGGACACCACCTCCGGTTCCGGCAACCGGGCCAGCGCGCCGATCGTCTCGATCCCCAGGCGTTTGAGCTTCTCCTCGGCCACCGGACCGACGCCCCACAGTTTGCGGACCGGCAATGCCGCCATCAGCTCCTGCTGCACATCGGGTGAGACGACCGTGATGCCGTTCGGCTTGGCGAGGCCGGAGGCGATCTTGGCCACCTGCTTGCCGGGGCCGGCGCCGATGGACGCGACGAGCCCGGTTTCCGCCAGCACCAACGCCCGCAACTCCTCGCAGTACCGCAGGACCTCCGCCTTGCCCGCGCCGGCCAGTTCCTTCGGTTCACCGAACGCCTCGTCGAGCGAAAGTTGTTCGAGCACCGGCATCTTCACCCGCAATGCGTCGAACACCCGACGGCTCAGCTCCCCGTACAGCGCGCCGCGTGGAGGCAGCACCACCGCGGCCGCACCGACGAGCCGACGCGCCTGGTGCATCGGCATCGCCGACCGCGCGCCGAACACCCGCGCCTCGTAGCTGGCTCCTGCCACCACACCCCGACCCCCGAGCCCGCCCACCAGGACCGGCCGCCCGCGCAGCGTCGGCCGGGTGAGCTGCTCGACGGATGCGAAGAACGCATCCATGTCGAGGTGCAGCACCCAGCGACGACTGCGCGTGGGATCGGGGACGGCGGCGATCATGGAGGAAAAACTACGCCGCGGCCACGACAAGGCCCGGCGGCAGACCGGGGCCCGGCCGGTCTAGACGGTGCCCGGCACCGCCCGCCGGTCGGCGGACACACCCCCGTCCGCGGTCGGGGCGGGTCGCGGGACGGTGAACACTGCGAGCACGCTCGCGATCGCGACGGCGAAACACGCCGCCGTGTACCAGAGGTTGCCGATCGGATCGCCGTTGCTCGTCACCCCGGCGACGGCGTCGAAGTGGTCCGGCAGCGCCGTCACCCACAGCACCGCCATCACACCCAGATACACCACGGCGTAGTAGCGGACGAAGTCGTCGGAGTAGGGCGGAACGCCCGCCGTGCCCGCTCGCATCCGCGACCACTGACGGACCAGTATCGGGACCGCCACCACGGCGAGCACCACCAGTTCCGCCGCGTACAGCACGCCGCGGATCGTGTCGCTCCCCATCCCGAACACCGTCGCCGGGAGCGGGAGGACGAACACCCCGACGGATGCGCTGAGACCGACCACCACCGTGCGCCAGACCAACGTGAGCCCCGAGAAGTGCCGGCCGGCATCGACCTGGCGGCCGACGAAGAACTGGACGCACAGCGCCAGGGACATCGGCCACAGCGCGGCGAACACCACGACACTCGGCAGTGGAACGGAATCGAAGAACGGCTGGTTGACCTTGTTGTCGAGCGTCCATTCCCACCACCGCAACTGCGGACCGAGCTGGTCGAAGATCTCGTAGAACGCGTGATGGACGAAGCCGACGCACACCGCGCCGAGGAACACCCCGTACCGGCGGAACACGCCGAGCATCCGGACGATCTCGAACGCGAGCGTGGCCATCAGCGGATAGATGGCCACGATGTACAGCGGGAGACGGCCCCACAGGAAGTCCACGGTGAAGACGTTGTGCGCGAACATCGTCCCCAGGTAGTCCTCGGTGCCGAACGCGGCCGGGAAGTAGATCGGCGGTTCGATCACGAACAGGAACGCGGTGGCACCGAACCACACCACCAGATTCGTGGGGTCGCCGTGGCGGCGCAACCGCACGATCGCGTAGACGAGCGCGAGCACCGCGCCCAGCACGATCGTCACCTCGAGCACCGGCAGCGTCCAGTTCTCCAACGCGAACGGGTTGCGGACCTCCACCAGTCCCCCGGCCTCCTCGCACGAGAACCCGAGCCGAGTGGCCAGATCGGCGAAGGTGGGCGAACAGTGGTCCGACATCAGTTCGCCTCCCGCGTTCCGGCGGTGTACCAGTACGTGACGTCGTAGCCCTCGTCGTAGCGGTCGAACCATTCACCGGCCAGGGCCGGCAACTTCTCGTGCTCGGGATTGTGCCGGGGCATCTGGCTGCGCACGACACCCGAGAGCGCCACCAGTTGCTGCCCGAGGGGCAGGTCGTCGAACGCCCGCGGCATGGGCCCGTGATCGGTGTGGTCCAGCCACGGCAGCAGCTTCCGGACGCGCTGCGCGCGCCGGTGCCGCGCGAACATCGACAGTGCGTCGATCTTCCGGTCCTCCAGCGGGACATGCTCGTTGAAGCCCTCGCACGCGATCTTGATGACATCGAGCACGTGTTTGAACACCGACGGCGCCTGCCGCATCCGGTACAGGTCGCTGCCCACCACCGAGTCGAAGATGACCAACGCCGAGCTGCGGTGTTCGACCTCCTCGACGAAGTGCCAGATGAACAACGACGCGACTCGGTCGTCGCCCGGGCGGAACAGGCTGGAGTCGTTGTCGAGCATCAGCTTGAAGACCGGGGTGAACGTCGCCTCGAGGTCGGCGGTGTACGCCAGCCGGTACTCGGGCGACGTCTGCGCGGTGAGCTTGTCGAACGCGCCGATCACCTCGTCGAGCGTCGTCTGCAGGCCGGGGTATCGCCGGATCAGGCCCTTGACGTGCTGCCGGTGGGCCGTCGAGTGCTGCCCCTCCTGCCGCATGAACGCGTCGGCCTCCTCCGCGACCGCGGGATCGGTGATCCGGGGCATCAGCTCGGTGATCAGCTGCACGATCATCTTCTCGAAACCGATCGCGAGGAACGACACGGCGTTGGCCATGCTCGAGAACGCCGGATTCCGCTCGTTCCACAGGAATGGAACGTCGTAGTCCGCGAACGCGAACCGCATCTTTCGCACGTGCAAGTCGGTCACTTGGCGACACCTCGTCTCGTCCGGCATGAGCGCTGAGGCCCCAGAGGGGTGGGCGAGGCCCCAGCGCATGCGACCATACACACGTGGGCCGTTTTGTATGATGGAAATCGCCGACATCGGCCGCGGTAGCCTCTCACCGGATCACGGTTCCGGCAGCGGCACGCGGGGAGGCGAGGGCACAGGTGGTGGCACGCAGACGCGGGTGGGGCGGGACGCCGCCGGAGAGCGACGACGAGGCGTCGAGGCGGATCGTCGCCGCCGCGGTGGAACTCATCGGCCGCACGGGCGGCGAGGTCAGCATCGCCGACGTCGCGGAATCACTCGGCGTGATCCGGCAGACGGTGTACCGCTACTTCCCCAGCACCGACGCACTGCTGCGCGCGGCGGCCATCGCGTCCGTGGACGGCTTCCTCGATCGTCTCGCCGCCCAGGTCCGCGGCCGGCAGGACCCGGCCGACGCCCTGACCGAGGCCGTCATCTATACACTGGACGCGGTGCCGCGCACCCCGCACCTGGGAATCATGTTGTCCGGCTCGCATTCCCACACCGAGGGCATCACCTCGGACGAGGCACTCGCGTTCGGCGTGACCATGATCCGGCGCTTCGACGTCGACTGGGAACGTCACGGCTACGACGAGCCCGCACTGCGCGAGCTGGTCGAGTACCTGCTGCGCACGATGCAGTCGTTCTTCGTCTCCCCCGGCGACCGCACCGAGCCCGAGCTTCGCCGCTATCTCCGGCGGTGGATGGGCAGCGCGATCGACGCCCAGATCCCCGCGCCGACGACGAAGCCCTGAGGGACCGGCGGTCTCTCAGGGCTTCGTGACGGATCGAGGAGCTACCCGATCACACCTTGGCGATCGTGGCGCGCACACCTTCCCCGAGTTCGACGACGGAATCGCCGCTCGCCTCGCCGAGCTCCAACGTGGTCGCCAGGACCTCACCGGCGATCAGGTCCCGGTGCCGCGAGGCCCACTCCCGGCGCTCGGCCGGCACCTCCAGGGTGACCGAGATCCGGTCGGAGACATCGAGTCCCGCGCTGCGGCGCGCCTCCTGCAGCTCGCGGACACGGTCCTTGGCCCAACCCTCGGCCTCGAGCTCCTCGGTCACCTGCGAGTCCAGCACCACCAGGCCCGCACCGTCCGGCAGCGCCGCCGTCGACTCCGGCTCGGCAGCGACCAGGCGCTGGGTGTACTCCGACGGCAGGAGTTCGATGCCGGCATCGGGAGCCGAGCCCGCGGAGCGTCCCGGCCAGACGGTGACCACCCCGTCCTCCTCCGTCCATTCTCCGGCCTTGACCGCCTTGATGACGGTCTGCACGTCCTTGCCCAGGCGCGGACCCGCGGCCCGCGCATTGACGACCAGCTCGAAGCGGCCGTGCACGTCGACGTCCTCGGTGAGGTCGACCTTCTTCACGTTGACCTCGTCGGCGATCAATCCGACGTACGGGCGCATCTTCTCGGCGTCCGGCGCGGCGACGGTCACCTCGGGCAGCGGCAGACGCACCCGCAGGTTCTGCGCCTTCCGCAGGCTCAGCACCGTCGAGCACACGCTCCGGACGTCGTCCATGGCGGCGACCAGGTCGGCGTCGGCGGGCAGCTCGGCGGCCGCCGGCCAGTCCGTCAGGTGCACCGAACGGCCGCCGGTGAGTCCACGCCAGATCACCTCGGACGCCATCGGCAGCAGCGGTGCCGCCAGGCGCGTGACCACCTCGAGCACGGTGTGCAGCGTGTCGATCGCGTCGCGGTCCTCGTCCCAGAAACGGCTCCGCGAACGGCGCACGTACCAGTTGGTGAGGGCGTCGCAGAACGTGCGCAGCTCGTCGCACGCGCCGGCGATGTCGATCACGTCGAGGGCATCGGTCATCGCGTCACGCGTCTGCGCAAGCTTCGCGAGGATGTACCGGTCGAGCACGTTCGACGAGTCGGTGCGCCACTGTCCGGGCTTGGACGCGTACAGCTGCAGGAAGCTCCACGCGTTCCACAGCGGCAGCAGCGCCTGCCGGACGCCCTCCCGGATGCCCTGCTCGGTGACGATCAGGTTGCCGCCGCGCAGGATCGGCGACGACATCAGGAACCACCGCATGGCGTCCGAGCCGTCCCGGTCGAACACCTCCTTGACGTCCGGGTAGTTGCCCTTGGACTTGCTCATCTTCAGGCCGTCGTCACCGAGCACGATGCCGTGCGCCGCAACGCACTTGAACGCGGGACGGTCGAACAGCGCGGTGGCCAGCACGTGCAGCGTGTAGAACCAGCCGCGGGTCTGTCCGTTGTACTCGACGATGAAATCGCCCGGGTAGTGCGAGTCGAACCACTCCCGGTTCTCGAACGGGTAGTGCACCTGCGCGTACGGCATCGAGCCCGACTCGAACCAGCAGTCGAGCACCTCCGGGACCCGGCGCATCATGGACTTGCCGGTCGGATCGTCCGGGTTGGGGCGAACCAGTTCGTCGATCATCGGCCGGTGCAGATCGGTCGGCCGCACCCCGAAGTCCGCCTCCAGTTGGTCGAGCGAACCGTAGACGTCGACGCGCGGGTACGCCGGATCGTCCGACACCCACACCGGGATGGGGCTGCCCCAGTAACGGTTTCGGCTGATGTTCCAGTCGCGGGCACCCTCGAGCCACTTACCGAACTGGCCGTCGCGGATGTGCTCCGGAACCCAGGTGATCTCCTGGTTGAGCTCGACCATGCGGTCACGGAACTTGGTGACGGCGACGAACCACGACGGCACCGCCATGTAGATCAGCGGCTGACCGGAGCGCCAGCTGTGCGGGTACGAGTGCTCGATCGTCTCGTGGCGCAGCAGCTTCCCGGCGGCCTTGAGGTCCTTGATGATGACCGGGTTCGCATCGAAAACTTGCAGACCCTCGTACGGCGGCACCATCGAGGTGAACTTGCCACCCGGATCCAGCGGCTGGACGATCGCGATGCCGTTGGCCGTCGCGCACTCCATGTCCTCTTCACCGAAGGCCGGCGCGAGGTGGACGATACCGGTACCCGAGTCGGTGGTGACGTAGTCGGCCGACAGCACCCGGTGCGCTTCCTCGTGACCCTTGCCGGGGCCGTGGAAGAAGTCGAACGGCGGAACGTACTTCAGACCGACCAGGTCGGCACCCTTGTACGCGCCGAGCACCTCGGGGGCGTCGCCGAGCTCGCGCGAGTAGTGGCCGAGGCGGGCCGCGGCGAGCAGGTAGGTCTTGCCGTCGGCGCCGGCAACGTGGACGTAGTCGACGTCCGGGTGCACCGCGATCGCCAGGTTGGACGGCAACGTCCACGGCGTGGTGGTCCAGATCAACGCGTTCGCGCCGTCGAGATCGCTGTCCGGAGCGGTGAGCACCATGTCCACCGTGACCGCGGGATCCTGACGCATCTTGTAGGCGTCGTCGAGGCGGGTCTCCTGGTTCGACAGCGGCGTCTGCTCGTACCAGCTGTACGGCAGCACCCGGAAGCCCTGGTAGATCAGGCCCTTGTCGTACAACTCCTTGAACGCCCACATGACGGACTCCATGAAGTCCAGATCCAGGGTCTTGTAGTCGTTGTCGAAGTCCACCCAGCGTGCCTGCCGGGTGACGTAGTCGCGCCACTCGTCGGTGTAGCGCAGGACGGACTGCTTGCAGTACGCGTTGAACTCCGCGAGGCCCATCGCGTCGATCTGCGACTTGTCCTTGATGCCGAGCTGCTTCTCGGCCTCGAGCTCGGCGGGCAGGCCGTGGCAGTCCCAGCCGAAGCGGCGGTCGACCTTCTTGCCGCGCATGGTCTGGAAGCGCGGCACCACGTCCTTGACGTAGCCGGTCAACAGGTGACCGTAGTGCGGGAGGCCGTTCGCGAAGGGCGGGCCGTCGTAGAACACGAAGTCCTCGGCCCCGTCGCGTTGCGCGATGCTGGCGCGGAAGGTGTCGTCCGCCTCCCACACCGCGAGCACCTTCTGCTCGAGGTCGGGGAACGAGACGGACCCGGTAGCGCGTCCGCCGACGAGATCGACACGCGGATACGCGTCGTTCGTCCGTGCAGGGGTGGATTCGTTACTGGTCACCGCGAAAGCTCCTCGTGCCCTGACTGCCGGCACGGGGACGACGACGGCGCCCTGTGCGCCGTTACCGCGGTACCACCCCGCTTGCCCGCCCCGCGCGCGGGACGAGCCACTCGATGCGGGCTGTGACGGGCCCACCCGTTCGGGTCTAGTGAGCGCGATCCCCGTCCCCGATGGGTCCGGTAGGTCGCGCCGTTCTTCCGAAGGCTCCCCGGTGATGGCCGGATCGTCGCCGTGTGTGCGTTGTCGAGTCTATCCCTCGTCTAACCCTCGGCCGGATTCCGGCCCGGGTCGCCTGCACCGCCGGAGCCGCGGCCCTCGTCCTCGGCGGCGTCGTCCGGACTCGTCGCCGGCCGCTCGCTCTCCGCCCGCTCGCCCTCCGTCCGGTCACCCTCTGCCCTGTCGCCCCGGTCGGGACGAGGGAAGTCGGACCCCTGGGCGTGCGGAGCGGGCGCGTCGGGCGCACCAGCGACGGGAGCCGCCTTCCTGCTCGCCAGCGCACTGACGAGCAGGAGGACGGCGCCCGTGACACAAACCGCGATGCATCCCCACGCCCAGACGACGGACCCCGTCATCAGGGCGATCACCAGCAGGGCGAACCCCACGGCGGCGAGGACCAGCGTCATGACCAGCACGAGTCACCCTCTGTTCGGGAGCCGGCGGCCGCAGTCGGCTCGGTCAGTTGTTTCCCTTGGCGAACGACGACTGGCCGAAGCCCGACTGACCGAAGGCCTCCTGGCCGCCGTCGACCGGCACGGCCGAGCCGCGCTGCTCGAGTTCCTCGAGCTGCGACTCCAGGTACGACTTCAGGCGGACGCGGTACTCACGCTCGAACGTCTTGAGCTGCTCGATGCGGCTCTCGAGAACCGTCCGCTGCTGATTGATGGTCGCCATGATCTCAGTGTGCTTCTTCTCGGCGTCCGCCTGCAGCGCGTCGGCCTTCTCCTTGGCCTGACGCAGCTGGGTCTCCGAGCGGGTCTGCGCATCGGACAGCAGAGCCTCGGACTTCTGCTTGGCGTCCGAGACCATGGTCTCCGACTTCTGCTTGGCGTCCGAGACCATCGTCTCCGACTTGGTGCGAGCCTCGGTCACGAGGCGCTCGGAGTTGGTACGGGCGTCGCTGAGCAACTCCTCCGCCTCGGCCTTGGCGTCACCGGTGAGGCGGTCCGCCATCTCCTGCGCGAGGCCGAGCACCTTGGCCGCCTGCATGTTGGCGTCCTGGGACCGCGGCGGCGCGGCGGCCGGCACCGGCTCGGGCTTGGGCTGCTCGACGACCCGAACCGGTTCCGGCTCGGGCTTGGGCGCGGGCGCCGGCGCTGCGGCGGCGGGGCGCGGGGCCTTCTTCGCCTCGGCCAGTTCCTGGTCGAGCTCGCCTACCCGCTGACGGAGGTCAGCGTTCTCCTCGATGAGCCGCGAAAGCTCCTGCTCGACGAGGTCGAGAAAGGCATCGACCTCGTCCTCGTTGTAGCCACGCTTCCCGATCGGAGGCTTGCTGAACGCGACGTTGTGCACATCAGCTGGAGTCAGCGGCATGGAAGGATCCCTTCACGCGTCATTTGGCGGTCTAGCACGCATTCGGTTCTATCGCGTTTGCGCGTACTCGTTAACCATTTCGTTACCTGTCACACTGTAACTGCGGGCCATTCTGTCACACCAAACCCGAAGGTGACGCCAGTCCCGACACCACCTGCATGAGGATGAACAGCAGGAACAACAGCACCATGATCGAGAGGTCCAGACGGACCCCGCCGAGCGAGATCGGCGGGATGAGCCGCCGCAGCAGCTTCACCGGCGGGTCGGTGACCGTGAAGATCACTTCGAGGACGATCACCACGAAACCCGTGGGTCGCCAGTCCCTGGCGAACACTCGGATGAACTCGACGATGATCCGTCCGATGAGCAACAACCAGAAGATGAACAGGATCACGTAGATCACCGAGAACACGGCCACACCTTCACTCTGCCTGACGACAACCGGTCGATCAAAACCATTCGACAAGCCGAGGCACGCGTCACACCTCCGGAAGGATGCGACGCGTTCTCGACGGTCTCTTACTTCTGGTTGTAGAACCCGGTCTCGGCGATCCGGCGGCGCTCCTCGGCGGAGACGTCGATGTCGGCCGGCGAGAGCAGGAAGACCTTGGTGGCGACCTTGTCGAAGGAGCCGCGGAGGGCAAACGCCAGGCCGGCCGCGAAGTCCACCAGACGCTTGGCGTCGGCGTTGCTCATCTCGACCAGATCCATGATCACCGGCGAACCGTCGCGGAAGCGCTCGCCGATCGTGCGGGCCTCACCGTAGTCGCGGGGACGCAGCGTCGTGATCTTCGACAGCGGGCCGCCCTCGTCGACCACCGGACGACGGCTCTCCACCCGGTCCATACGCGAGTCGACGGCGAGCGCGCCTCGCGTCGCGCCCCGAGGAGCGGCGTTGCGCGGCGCGATCGACTCGATGCGCTGCGACGGACGGGGAGCGGGCTCGTAGCGATCGAAATCGCTCTCCACCTCGTCCCGGCGCGACGACGCGTATCCGGGCTCGGCGTACTCGCGACGACCCGGTCCGGGCTCGTCGATGTAATCGTCCTCGAAGTCCTCGAGGGGAACCATGCCGAAGTAAGCCTTGAACTTGTGCAGGCTGCTCATTGATCGACCTTCCTGGGCGCGGCGGACTGATACTGGCTCATCCTGCGGTCGACCGCAGAACTCCGGATGTGACAGATGATCATGGTGTGACTGGTGATCATTTCGAGACTATCGGTCGAGGGCCGAGCAGCGCAGTTCCGACACGCACACAGGTCGATCCGTGCCGCACCGCCGCCTCCAGATCGCCGGTCATCCCGGCGGACACCGTCCTCGCGGCCGGATGCAGCCGCAGCAGCTCGCTGTGCACCGCGTTCAGCTGCGCGAACGCGGCATCCGGGTCGGCGCCCAGGGGCGGGACCGCCATGAGACCGGCGAGGTCGAGCCCGGGCGACGCCGCGATCCGGTCGGCGAGCGCGTCGAGGTCGGGGACCGGGACCCCGCCCCGGGACGGATCCCCGTCGAGACTCACCTGGATCAGCACCTCGACCGGACGCGCCCGCTCCCCCACCTCGAGCGCCGCGGCCGCTGCCGCGGACAAGGCGTCCGCCAGGCGGTCGCTGTCGAGTGAGTGGACGGTGTCGGCCCACCTGACGACCGATTTGACCTTGTTGCGCTGCAACCGGCCGATCATGTGCCACCGCACCGGCTCCGGCGCATCGCGGTGGTCACGGAACTCGGCAATCTTGGTACTCGCCTCGGGCTCGCGGGATTCGCCGAACTCGCGGCAGCCCAACTCGTAGAGGATGTGCACGTCCGACGCCGGGAAGAACTTCGTCACCGGCAACAGCGCGACCTCGGCCGGATCGCGGCCCGCGTCCCGGCACGCAGTGTCGAGCCTGGCGCGGACCTGCGTCAGCGCCGACGCGATCTGCTCGTGTCTGTCCATCCCGACTGTCAACTCTTCTCCGTCACTCGTCTCCGGACGGATCCATCCAGATCACGGCGGCCAGCCGACCGGTCGGCGCACCGCGTCGATGACTGAACAGCGTCGGGTCCTCGATGGTGCAGCGCGGGTCCTCGGCGACGCCCGAGACCCCGGCCGCGAGGAGTTGGCGGCGCAGGCCGGCCCGTAGATCGAGGCCGGGCGTGCCCTTCTCGGTCCGGGTCGCGCTCCCGGGCAGGAACTTCTCGACGTCCGCCTGCATCGCCGCGGGGACCTCGTACCGGCGACCACTGGCCGCCGGACCGAGGAAGGCACCGATGCGCTCCGGACGGGCGCCCTGCTCGATCATGGCGCCGATGACCTTGGGCACGATGCCGATCCGGGCACCGATCCGGCCGGCGTGGACGGCCGCGATCACGCCCGCCTCGTCGTCGGACAGCAGGATCGGCACACAGTCCGCGCTGAGCGTCACGAGCGCGAGTCCGGGTTCCGTGGTCACCAGCGCGTCGGTCGCGGGCACGGGCCCGTCGACCGGACCGTCCACGACCGTCACCGTGCGGCTGTGGATCTGCTCCATCCACACCAGGCGCTCGAACGGCAGCCCGATGCCGTCGGCCAGCCGACGACGGTTGGCCTCGACGGACGCAGGGTCGTCGCCGACGTGGTCACCGAGATTGAACGAGTCGTACGGCGCCGCGGACACACCGCCGGCGCGGGTCGTGACGACCCGCCGGACCCGGACGCCCGTCACGGAGGCCCCGCTCAACGGCGCATGAAGGAAGGCACGTCGACGTCGTCGTCCTCGCCCTCCTCGTTGCCGACCGGTACCGCGCGGGAGGTGTTGCCACCGAGCGGCGGCAGGCTCGAACCCGTCGGAGTACCCACCGGCTCGCGCGGCGGCGCCGCATGGGCCGGCTCGGCCGGGGCGGCCGGAGCGGTCGGCGGCGCCTGGGGAGCCGGACGCTCGGACTGTCCGACCTCACCGGCGCGACCGGCACCGATGTTGCCGCGGCCGATGGCGGACTGGACCTCGAGCGGACGCTTGACCGGCGCGCCGCCGTCGAAGCCGGCCGCGATCACCGTGACGCGAACCTCGTCGCCCAGCGAATCGTCGATCACGGTTCCGAAGATGATGTTGGCGTCGATGTGCGCGGCCTCCTGGACCAGCGACGCCGCCTCGTTGATCTCGAACAGGCCCAGATCCGACCCGCCGGCGATCGACAGCAGCACGCCCCGTGCGCCCTCCATGGACGCCTCGAGCAGCGGCGAGTTGATCGCGGTCTCGGCGGCCTTGATCGAGCGGCCCTCCCCGCGCGAGGAGCCGATACCCATGAGGGCGCTACCGGCGCCCGACATGACGCTCTTGACGTCCGCGAAGTCGACGTTGATCAGACCCGGGGTGGTGATGAGGTCGGTGATGCCCTGGACACCGTTGAGGAGGACCTCGTCGGCGCTGCGGAACGCGTCCATCAGGCTGACCGCCGCGTCACCGAGCTGGAGCAGGCGGTCGTTGGGGATGACGATCAGGGTGTCGCACGACTCGCGCAGCGCGGAAATGCCGGACTCGGCCTGCGAGCCACGGCGCTTGCCCTCGAACGAGAACGGGCGGGTGACCACACCGATCGTGAGGGCGCCGAGCTTGCGAGCGATGCTGGCGACGACGGGCGCGCCACCGGTTCCGGTGCCACCACCCTCGCCCGCCGTGACGAAGACCATGTCGGCACCCTTGAGGACCTCTTCGATCTCGTCCTTGTGGTCCTCGGCGGCCTTGCGGCCCACCTCGGGATCGGCACCGGCCCCGAGTCCGCGGGTCAGTTCACGTCCGACATCCAGCTTGACGTCGGCGTCGGACATCAGGAGTGCCTGCGCATCGGTGTTGACCGCGATGAACTCGACTCCCTTGAGTCCCTGCTCGATCATGCGGTTGACAGCATTGACGCCGCCGCCGCCGATACCGACGACCTTGATGACGGCGAGGTAATTGTGCGGGGGCGTCATTGGCTCTCGCCTTCCGTGAGTGGATTTCGCGCTCGTTCTGGGATGAGTATCGGAAAACCCTCAACCTCAACCACAGGGTCAAGGTTATGTCAAGTAGTTCCTTGTTGCGAAACGCTATGCAGTGCCACAGCGATCCGCCAGCAGGCGCGCCGACGCGCGCCAAGTTTTTGCGGGCCCCTCCGGGACCCTGACCCGATTTCGACACGAGCCGTCCGAGTCACCCATCACTTTACTGTGGGCAGTTCGGGACTCGAGACGTCGAAGTTCCGGCCCGGCTGCGTCAAGAGTACGGACACCACCGCAGACTTCCTCTCGGAACTCTCGGCGCTGCCCCACACCACGACGCGGCCGTCCACCAGAGTAACCGAGACGCTCGAAATCGTCGGTGCCGCAACCTCGGCCACCTGGACTCGCAGCGCCTC is part of the Rhodococcus sp. SGAir0479 genome and encodes:
- a CDS encoding YggT family protein, whose amino-acid sequence is MAVFSVIYVILFIFWLLLIGRIIVEFIRVFARDWRPTGFVVIVLEVIFTVTDPPVKLLRRLIPPISLGGVRLDLSIMVLLFLLFILMQVVSGLASPSGLV
- the ftsZ gene encoding cell division protein FtsZ codes for the protein MTPPHNYLAVIKVVGIGGGGVNAVNRMIEQGLKGVEFIAVNTDAQALLMSDADVKLDVGRELTRGLGAGADPEVGRKAAEDHKDEIEEVLKGADMVFVTAGEGGGTGTGGAPVVASIARKLGALTIGVVTRPFSFEGKRRGSQAESGISALRESCDTLIVIPNDRLLQLGDAAVSLMDAFRSADEVLLNGVQGITDLITTPGLINVDFADVKSVMSGAGSALMGIGSSRGEGRSIKAAETAINSPLLEASMEGARGVLLSIAGGSDLGLFEINEAASLVQEAAHIDANIIFGTVIDDSLGDEVRVTVIAAGFDGGAPVKRPLEVQSAIGRGNIGAGRAGEVGQSERPAPQAPPTAPAAPAEPAHAAPPREPVGTPTGSSLPPLGGNTSRAVPVGNEEGEDDDVDVPSFMRR
- a CDS encoding cell division protein SepF is translated as MSSLHKFKAYFGMVPLEDFEDDYIDEPGPGRREYAEPGYASSRRDEVESDFDRYEPAPRPSQRIESIAPRNAAPRGATRGALAVDSRMDRVESRRPVVDEGGPLSKITTLRPRDYGEARTIGERFRDGSPVIMDLVEMSNADAKRLVDFAAGLAFALRGSFDKVATKVFLLSPADIDVSAEERRRIAETGFYNQK
- the wag31 gene encoding DivIVA-like cell division protein Wag31; the protein is MPLTPADVHNVAFSKPPIGKRGYNEDEVDAFLDLVEQELSRLIEENADLRQRVGELDQELAEAKKAPRPAAAAPAPAPKPEPEPVRVVEQPKPEPVPAAAPPRSQDANMQAAKVLGLAQEMADRLTGDAKAEAEELLSDARTNSERLVTEARTKSETMVSDAKQKSETMVSDAKQKSEALLSDAQTRSETQLRQAKEKADALQADAEKKHTEIMATINQQRTVLESRIEQLKTFEREYRVRLKSYLESQLEELEQRGSAVPVDGGQEAFGQSGFGQSSFAKGNN
- the pgeF gene encoding peptidoglycan editing factor PgeF, yielding MSGASVTGVRVRRVVTTRAGGVSAAPYDSFNLGDHVGDDPASVEANRRRLADGIGLPFERLVWMEQIHSRTVTVVDGPVDGPVPATDALVTTEPGLALVTLSADCVPILLSDDEAGVIAAVHAGRIGARIGIVPKVIGAMIEQGARPERIGAFLGPAASGRRYEVPAAMQADVEKFLPGSATRTEKGTPGLDLRAGLRRQLLAAGVSGVAEDPRCTIEDPTLFSHRRGAPTGRLAAVIWMDPSGDE
- a CDS encoding YggS family pyridoxal phosphate-dependent enzyme, which produces MDRHEQIASALTQVRARLDTACRDAGRDPAEVALLPVTKFFPASDVHILYELGCREFGESREPEASTKIAEFRDHRDAPEPVRWHMIGRLQRNKVKSVVRWADTVHSLDSDRLADALSAAAAAALEVGERARPVEVLIQVSLDGDPSRGGVPVPDLDALADRIAASPGLDLAGLMAVPPLGADPDAAFAQLNAVHSELLRLHPAARTVSAGMTGDLEAAVRHGSTCVRVGTALLGPRPIVSK